A single window of Callithrix jacchus isolate 240 chromosome 6, calJac240_pri, whole genome shotgun sequence DNA harbors:
- the MTX2 gene encoding metaxin-2 isoform X7, with product MCNLPIKVVCRANAEYMSPSGKVPFIHVGNQVVSELGPIVQFVKAKGHSLSDGLDEVQKAEMKAYMELVNNMLLTAELYLQWCDEATVGEITHARYGSPYPWPLNHILAYQKQWEIKRKMKAIGWGKKTLDQVLEDVDQCCQALSQRLGTQPYFFNKQPTELDALVFGHLYTILTTQLTNDELSEKVKNYSNLLAFCRRIEQHYFEDRGKDRLS from the exons GTAAAGTACCTTTTATTCATGTGGGAAATCAAGTAGTATCAGAACTTGGTCCAATAGTCCAATTTGTTAAAGCCAAg GGTCATTCTCTTAGTGATGGGCTGGATGAAGTccaaaaagcagaaatgaaagcTTACATGGAATTAGTCAACAATATGCTGTTGACTGCAGAG TTGTATCTTCAGTGGTGTGATGAAGCTACAGTAGGGGAG ATCACTCATGCTAGGTATGGATCTCCTTACCCTTGGCCTCTGAATCATATTTTGGCCTATCAGAAACAGTGGGAGATCAAACGTAAGATGAAAGCTATTGGATGGGGAAAGAAGACTCTGGACCAG GTCTTAGAGGATGTAGACCAGTGCTGTCAAGCTCTCTCTCAAAGACTGGGAACACAACCGTATTTCTTCAATAAGCA GCCTACTGAACTTGATGCACTGGTATTTGGCCATCTGTACACCATTCTTACCACACAATTAACAAATGATGAACTTTCTGAAAAGGTGAAAAACTATAGTAACCTCCTTGCTTTCTGTAGGAGAATTGAACAGCACTATTTTGAAGATCGTGGTAAAGACAGACTGTCATAG
- the MTX2 gene encoding metaxin-2 isoform X8 translates to MCNLPIKVVCRANAEYMSPSGKVPFIHVGNQVVSELGPIVQFVKAKGHSLSDGLDEVQKAEMKAYMELVNNMLLTAELYLQWCDEATVGEITHARYGSPYPWPLNHILAYQKQWEIKRKMKAIGWGKKTLDQVLEDVDQCCQALSQRLGTQPYFFNKQPTELDALVFGHLYTILTTQLTNDELSEKNRNCSMLPRLLWNS, encoded by the exons GTAAAGTACCTTTTATTCATGTGGGAAATCAAGTAGTATCAGAACTTGGTCCAATAGTCCAATTTGTTAAAGCCAAg GGTCATTCTCTTAGTGATGGGCTGGATGAAGTccaaaaagcagaaatgaaagcTTACATGGAATTAGTCAACAATATGCTGTTGACTGCAGAG TTGTATCTTCAGTGGTGTGATGAAGCTACAGTAGGGGAG ATCACTCATGCTAGGTATGGATCTCCTTACCCTTGGCCTCTGAATCATATTTTGGCCTATCAGAAACAGTGGGAGATCAAACGTAAGATGAAAGCTATTGGATGGGGAAAGAAGACTCTGGACCAG GTCTTAGAGGATGTAGACCAGTGCTGTCAAGCTCTCTCTCAAAGACTGGGAACACAACCGTATTTCTTCAATAAGCA GCCTACTGAACTTGATGCACTGGTATTTGGCCATCTGTACACCATTCTTACCACACAATTAACAAATGATGAACTTTCTGAAAAG aaccGGAATTgctccatgctgcccaggctgttgtggaactcctga